The following proteins are encoded in a genomic region of Acidobacteriota bacterium:
- a CDS encoding tetratricopeptide repeat protein, translating to MRLLKEIQQLTGNYQVKSGMYHYARREFRQAEEFFRKALKKEEEDEETLSDEDLASARHYLTLALVGRAERLESREEIEEAIAQLERATEICDDFPDLQFRIGQLNEKLNRFDAAVRAYRAAIKISDSYLQAHVGLSFCLLDAGRLPDAEKAFSRALEIRQARTTEPFNVGLKALKKKDVAVARDQFHRVFRSAPELCEAYRVTAMEWLQSEDYEKALIDFDCALELGPRYPDLHNFRGVVLCELERYEEAVDAFSTAADLSPDFRAPRMNLAFTLIRAADYKQAEEKLQAIVDTDPGESAAVTKLAELRSGIFPEKRRPVSRGNSL from the coding sequence ATGCGTCTGCTGAAAGAGATCCAGCAACTGACGGGTAATTACCAGGTCAAGTCTGGGATGTACCATTACGCTCGCCGAGAGTTCCGGCAGGCCGAGGAGTTCTTCCGCAAGGCTCTGAAAAAAGAAGAGGAAGACGAGGAAACGCTCTCGGACGAAGACCTGGCGTCGGCACGCCATTATCTGACTCTGGCTCTTGTGGGACGGGCCGAGCGGCTCGAGTCCCGCGAGGAGATCGAGGAGGCCATCGCCCAACTCGAACGGGCGACCGAGATCTGCGACGACTTTCCCGATCTCCAGTTCCGGATCGGACAACTCAACGAGAAGCTCAACCGCTTCGACGCGGCCGTCCGAGCCTACCGGGCCGCCATCAAGATCTCCGACAGCTATCTGCAGGCCCATGTCGGCCTCAGCTTCTGCCTCCTGGATGCCGGCCGCCTCCCCGACGCGGAGAAGGCGTTCTCCCGGGCCCTGGAGATCCGCCAGGCCCGAACGACGGAGCCCTTCAATGTGGGCCTTAAAGCGTTGAAGAAAAAGGATGTAGCCGTCGCGCGCGACCAGTTTCACCGGGTCTTCCGGAGTGCCCCCGAGTTGTGCGAGGCCTACAGGGTCACGGCGATGGAGTGGCTCCAATCCGAGGACTACGAGAAGGCGCTGATCGATTTCGATTGCGCGCTGGAGCTGGGGCCACGCTACCCGGATCTCCACAATTTCCGCGGCGTGGTACTCTGCGAACTTGAACGTTACGAGGAGGCCGTTGACGCATTTTCAACGGCCGCCGATCTTTCACCCGATTTCCGCGCACCTCGGATGAATCTGGCGTTTACGCTGATTCGGGCGGCGGACTACAAGCAGGCGGAGGAGAAGTTACAGGCGATCGTCGACACCGACCCCGGTGAGTCCGCCGCGGTGACGAAGCTGGCCGAGCTTCGCTCCGGGATTTTTCCGGAAAAACGCCGACCCGTATCTCGAGGCAATTCCCTGTGA
- a CDS encoding helix-turn-helix domain-containing protein, producing the protein MPSFGEELRRERELRQISLREVAEATKISLRHLEALERNEFRQLPGGVFNRGFVRAYAEFIGVSADDMVNAYLMQEQQTNGSSAAEDGLLRGSRGGGVPVVEFTESPEHGDRRIYFWGGVVIAVLLGLGLTAWLMGWFG; encoded by the coding sequence ATGCCGTCATTCGGGGAAGAACTCAGGCGAGAGCGAGAGCTACGACAGATCTCGCTGCGTGAGGTTGCAGAGGCCACCAAGATCAGCCTGCGGCACCTCGAAGCCCTCGAGCGAAATGAATTCCGGCAGCTGCCCGGCGGCGTCTTCAATCGCGGGTTCGTTCGGGCCTACGCGGAGTTCATCGGAGTCTCCGCCGACGACATGGTCAACGCGTACCTGATGCAGGAACAGCAAACGAACGGCAGCAGCGCAGCCGAAGACGGACTCCTGCGTGGCTCCCGTGGTGGCGGGGTTCCGGTCGTCGAGTTCACCGAGTCCCCCGAGCATGGAGATCGACGGATCTACTTCTGGGGCGGAGTCGTCATTGCGGTCCTCCTGGGTCTCGGTTTGACCGCGTGGTTGATGGGGTGGTTCGGATGA
- a CDS encoding site-2 protease family protein, with translation MFDFSTEKLALLPLWFVAFLLALTCHEAAHAWVALRGGDRTAYLGGQVTLNPLPHIQREPFGTILVPFLTYLFAGWMMGWASAPYDPDWERRYPRRAALMSVAGPVANLILAVLALLALRAGLSGGWWELNREATSIAHLIAGVGEQGDMRLAGGRFLIISMVLNSALCIFNLIPFPPLDGYGVLQALVPSAREFYEKVGAGPGSMIGLLVAWMIFDRLFGFVLPLLLLGLTG, from the coding sequence GTGTTCGATTTTTCCACGGAGAAACTGGCACTTTTGCCATTGTGGTTCGTCGCATTCCTGCTGGCACTCACCTGTCACGAGGCGGCTCACGCCTGGGTTGCGCTCCGTGGAGGCGACCGGACGGCCTATCTGGGCGGGCAGGTCACGCTGAATCCGCTTCCCCACATCCAACGAGAGCCGTTCGGAACAATCCTCGTTCCCTTCCTGACGTACCTGTTTGCCGGGTGGATGATGGGGTGGGCCAGCGCACCCTACGACCCCGATTGGGAGCGTCGCTATCCGCGACGGGCCGCATTGATGTCCGTGGCGGGACCGGTGGCGAATCTCATCCTCGCGGTCCTCGCGTTGCTGGCATTGCGCGCCGGCCTGTCAGGTGGCTGGTGGGAGTTGAACCGGGAGGCCACGTCCATCGCGCACCTGATCGCGGGTGTGGGGGAGCAGGGCGATATGCGTCTCGCAGGCGGACGGTTCCTCATCATCTCGATGGTGTTGAACAGCGCCCTGTGCATCTTCAACCTCATCCCGTTTCCACCGCTGGACGGCTACGGTGTACTGCAGGCGTTGGTGCCGTCGGCTCGTGAGTTCTACGAGAAGGTCGGCGCCGGACCCGGAAGCATGATCGGTTTGCTCGTCGCGTGGATGATCTTCGATCGGTTGTTCGGGTTCGTGCTGCCGCTCCTGTTGCTGGGTCTGACCGGCTAG
- a CDS encoding TlpA family protein disulfide reductase — translation MSTEGHEEESSRRSWLRTAMMIGGVVIVYLLWAQFATGLRLVEPAEASPASKLVLTDESGRVVDLSAFEGQVVVVNLWAGWCGPCRREIPAINDVHDALGDRGLVILGVNLDDPSAGTLTDLKARHRIRYPVYAPAARLVGSFAVSDVIPQTWVIDRKGRVRAAHRGVVSRRSLMRVGRQLLDEPR, via the coding sequence ATGTCAACCGAAGGGCACGAAGAAGAGTCGTCTCGTCGATCGTGGCTTCGCACCGCGATGATGATCGGGGGCGTCGTCATCGTCTACCTGCTGTGGGCGCAGTTCGCGACGGGACTGCGTCTTGTCGAGCCCGCCGAGGCCTCGCCGGCATCGAAGCTGGTTCTTACCGACGAATCGGGTCGCGTCGTCGACCTGTCCGCGTTCGAGGGGCAGGTGGTCGTGGTCAACCTGTGGGCGGGTTGGTGTGGGCCCTGTCGGCGTGAGATCCCCGCGATCAACGACGTTCACGACGCGCTCGGCGATCGCGGACTCGTCATTCTGGGCGTCAACCTGGATGACCCGTCGGCCGGGACGCTGACCGACCTGAAGGCGCGGCACCGGATCCGTTACCCGGTCTACGCTCCGGCAGCGCGCCTGGTTGGGAGCTTCGCCGTGTCGGATGTGATTCCCCAGACATGGGTCATTGATCGGAAGGGTCGCGTCCGGGCTGCCCATCGTGGCGTAGTCTCACGACGCTCGCTGATGCGTGTCGGTCGTCAGCTCCTGGACGAGCCGCGCTAG
- a CDS encoding M23 family metallopeptidase — protein sequence MSFQFWLAIFLLTLAVSCVGRPDTTASSGGPVRSADDVSADATGSTRIVRETLGRGGTLSGTLDRLGLEPDLRTDVLATVGRHLDLRRLKPQTGLVATYTLDDEILSIAVRDQTDRFLRIHLDSDGHRTELLPLPLIRSTRHDGGVIESSVAQALGHLPNGASVTAAFADVMQWDVDLYVDPRPGDAVRLVYEVLTLGAVPTDLPHFGSAARETGEFVSMGRILAARYHGAVASAEGFWVADGSSAGDFYDRDGQPLRKSFLKSPLNYRRISSRFSRNRLHPVTRRVSPHHGVDFAAAPGTPVVATADGRVARAGWDGPLGRAVRVRHNGEYTTIYGHFQRLARGIRPGVSVKQNQVIGFVGSSGRATGPHLHYTVLRNKRPIDPMRMDNPSREPLAPSLRPWLDQAADRWGDHLHREDPIRERERQIASTDDGNPTVGVGS from the coding sequence ATGAGCTTCCAGTTCTGGCTTGCCATTTTCCTGCTGACCCTTGCGGTCAGTTGTGTGGGTCGTCCGGACACCACCGCGTCGTCCGGGGGTCCGGTCCGTTCCGCGGACGACGTCTCGGCCGACGCCACGGGCAGCACCCGGATCGTCCGCGAGACCCTGGGTCGGGGCGGCACGCTGAGCGGCACGCTGGATCGTCTCGGCCTCGAACCCGACCTACGAACCGACGTCCTCGCCACGGTCGGTCGCCACCTGGATCTCCGTCGGCTGAAACCACAGACGGGGCTCGTTGCGACCTATACGCTGGACGACGAGATCCTCTCGATTGCGGTACGTGACCAGACGGATCGTTTTCTACGCATCCATCTCGACTCGGATGGCCATCGAACCGAACTCCTGCCGCTTCCGCTCATCCGATCGACTCGTCACGACGGCGGCGTCATCGAGTCGTCGGTCGCACAGGCGCTTGGACATCTCCCCAACGGAGCGTCGGTCACGGCAGCGTTTGCCGACGTGATGCAGTGGGATGTCGATCTCTACGTCGACCCGCGACCCGGCGATGCCGTCCGGCTCGTCTACGAGGTGCTGACGCTCGGTGCCGTCCCTACCGATCTACCCCATTTCGGCTCCGCCGCCCGGGAGACCGGCGAGTTCGTGTCCATGGGTCGCATCCTCGCCGCGCGATACCACGGCGCCGTCGCCTCGGCAGAAGGTTTCTGGGTTGCGGATGGAAGCAGTGCCGGCGACTTCTACGATCGTGACGGACAACCGCTACGTAAGAGCTTCCTCAAGAGTCCGCTGAACTATCGCAGGATCAGCAGTCGATTCTCGAGAAACCGACTGCACCCGGTGACCCGCCGGGTCTCCCCGCATCACGGTGTCGATTTCGCTGCAGCACCGGGGACGCCCGTCGTTGCGACGGCCGACGGCCGAGTCGCCCGAGCCGGTTGGGATGGCCCACTCGGGCGGGCCGTTCGCGTCCGACACAACGGGGAATACACCACCATCTACGGTCACTTCCAGCGTCTGGCCCGTGGCATTCGTCCCGGCGTCAGCGTAAAGCAGAATCAGGTCATTGGGTTCGTCGGATCCAGCGGTCGCGCCACGGGCCCCCATCTGCACTACACGGTCCTTCGCAACAAACGCCCCATCGACCCGATGCGCATGGACAACCCGTCGCGAGAGCCGCTTGCACCATCGCTCCGTCCCTGGCTGGACCAGGCCGCCGATCGTTGGGGCGACCACCTCCATCGCGAAGACCCGATTCGAGAGCGCGAGCGTCAGATCGCATCGACCGACGACGGCAACCCCACGGTCGGGGTCGGCAGCTAG
- a CDS encoding DUF1573 domain-containing protein, whose protein sequence is MRLNIGSTFAVRPPGILRGVTALLVFSWMAVSGLLAGPLLEFEAREIDLGEITRGESRDGTFTLHNRGDQPLLIHRVKPACGCTLADYDASIAPGESGEIRVTVHTETLQGPIARSIGVDTNDPEAARISLIVRADVKYSVMLLPGANARMSNVRNGMEKAFILVKKEPTELGSLEIRDLQATIPWITTQATRLTEVRPAGDGMPTGRAGDWVIELGIGADVEYGSRNERITFKTGLTREPEISFPVGVVVRPPVNLSHEALTIVPGSPVEPLLLTVRRKLDPSTLKITAEPKTIDVTVESTGPRHYSVAVRWDGEQPEEGSLSISVAEMTPYVIPVIRKAAD, encoded by the coding sequence ATGCGACTAAATATAGGGTCCACTTTCGCCGTTCGCCCACCCGGTATTCTCCGGGGAGTTACGGCCCTGCTCGTCTTCTCGTGGATGGCCGTCAGCGGCCTGCTGGCGGGACCGCTGCTCGAATTTGAGGCCCGAGAGATCGACCTGGGGGAGATCACGAGGGGCGAGTCTCGCGACGGGACCTTCACCCTCCATAACCGCGGGGACCAGCCACTCCTCATCCATCGCGTGAAGCCGGCCTGTGGCTGCACGTTGGCCGACTACGACGCATCGATCGCCCCGGGCGAGAGCGGGGAGATCCGCGTAACCGTACACACCGAGACCCTTCAAGGGCCGATCGCCCGCAGCATCGGTGTCGACACCAACGATCCCGAAGCCGCAAGGATCAGCTTGATCGTGCGTGCCGACGTCAAGTACAGCGTGATGCTGCTCCCGGGCGCGAACGCGAGGATGAGCAACGTTCGTAACGGGATGGAGAAGGCGTTCATCCTGGTCAAGAAGGAGCCGACGGAGTTGGGATCCCTGGAGATCCGCGATCTGCAGGCGACTATTCCGTGGATCACGACCCAGGCGACCCGACTCACCGAGGTCCGCCCGGCGGGCGACGGGATGCCGACGGGGCGTGCCGGTGATTGGGTCATCGAATTGGGAATCGGTGCCGACGTCGAGTACGGCTCGCGCAACGAACGGATCACATTCAAGACCGGGCTCACGCGCGAGCCCGAGATCTCCTTCCCTGTCGGAGTCGTCGTTCGACCACCCGTCAATCTATCCCACGAGGCATTGACCATCGTTCCGGGTAGTCCCGTAGAACCGCTCCTCCTGACCGTTCGAAGGAAGTTGGATCCATCGACCTTGAAGATCACTGCAGAACCGAAGACGATCGACGTGACCGTCGAGTCAACGGGGCCACGACATTATTCGGTCGCGGTGCGCTGGGATGGGGAGCAGCCGGAGGAAGGGTCGCTATCGATTAGCGTTGCAGAAATGACGCCCTACGTCATCCCGGTCATTCGAAAGGCGGCGGACTAG
- a CDS encoding tetratricopeptide repeat protein gives MRRPLTAPAAILCLPLLAGVLCAEPVESGSKNQRPILSAASEQRAEAAIEWRATLVEANLALAGGAHDRAEGLLVKLLARPDAAHPSGLLRARASDELADLYRITDRPALAIPHYRNSIESLSRLLGPDQPRVAVSLHNLGVCQGRAGDRAGARKSLDAALEVWRRNDGEQSENYANTVRALQRFVGDD, from the coding sequence ATGCGACGACCCCTCACAGCACCCGCCGCGATTCTGTGTTTGCCGCTCCTCGCCGGCGTGCTATGCGCCGAGCCTGTCGAGTCCGGCAGCAAGAACCAACGGCCGATCCTGTCGGCCGCCTCGGAACAACGGGCGGAGGCGGCGATCGAGTGGCGAGCCACACTGGTCGAGGCAAATCTTGCTCTGGCCGGGGGTGCCCACGATCGGGCCGAGGGTCTCCTTGTGAAGCTCCTCGCAAGACCGGACGCCGCACACCCTTCCGGACTGCTGCGTGCACGGGCCTCTGACGAGTTGGCCGATCTGTATCGGATCACGGACCGCCCGGCGTTGGCGATCCCGCACTATCGCAACAGCATCGAATCCCTCAGTCGGTTGCTCGGACCGGACCAGCCACGGGTTGCCGTCTCGCTTCACAACCTGGGAGTCTGTCAGGGGCGCGCCGGGGATCGTGCGGGTGCCCGGAAGTCTCTCGACGCGGCCCTCGAGGTCTGGCGTCGAAACGACGGCGAGCAATCAGAAAACTATGCCAACACCGTGCGAGCCCTCCAACGCTTCGTCGGCGACGACTAG
- a CDS encoding ATP-binding protein translates to MTGLASKLLALWVGVLIAACAGGLALNRTVAAQLDDRIEGETARWCARLQDQVVRDERRLRSIVDELLNDEPSMQRLLAAEQPGIQDWLAGSLRGSAFRSLTVVSVDGTLAVSVEDTDHDTTSEPGRTWPAASDRPFTIGRHEFTLHGRVDWDRNDLDRQLSGQAGVGLALLDAGNGATILSSGSYSATADGPRVRQATLDPAACSAVAAGDNWRIVVAPRRPSSAARQARRIWWIGAIAAGLLAFPIAWLLTRREREPLTRLQQVVDEIGAGGADYTFSAPTDRVDQLAVTFSELRRTLDEQTERARLAERVSAWSDVARHVAHEVKNPLVPIRLTIQNIQRARERAPEQLDDLLERGSQTILEEVEQLDRLVASFAEFARLPAPQFCDTNLVELVSQTLDLYDADDGLSVARDLPEDAPIEADPDQLLRVLKNIVGNAVEAMRDLPDRRLVVTLVCRSGGYELSVADSGPGLQSEDPAAVFHEGFTTKADGSGLGLAISRRIVAEHHGWIRLESASSGGLRVRIGLPRKKNERGE, encoded by the coding sequence ATGACGGGTCTAGCCTCAAAGTTGCTTGCGCTCTGGGTCGGTGTGTTGATCGCCGCATGCGCCGGTGGACTGGCGCTGAATCGAACCGTCGCTGCCCAACTCGATGACCGCATCGAAGGGGAGACAGCCCGCTGGTGTGCCCGGTTGCAAGATCAAGTCGTTCGTGACGAACGCCGGCTTCGATCCATCGTCGATGAGTTGCTGAACGACGAGCCCTCGATGCAGCGGCTCCTGGCGGCGGAGCAGCCGGGAATCCAGGACTGGCTGGCTGGATCCCTGCGGGGTTCCGCCTTCCGGAGTCTGACGGTCGTCAGTGTCGATGGCACGCTCGCGGTCTCCGTGGAGGACACCGACCACGACACCACCAGCGAGCCGGGTCGGACGTGGCCTGCCGCCAGCGACCGGCCCTTCACGATCGGTCGGCACGAGTTCACCCTGCATGGACGGGTCGACTGGGACCGCAACGATCTCGATCGGCAGCTCTCGGGGCAGGCCGGTGTCGGGCTGGCGCTGCTGGATGCCGGGAACGGGGCGACGATCCTGAGCTCGGGGTCGTACTCCGCAACGGCCGACGGACCCCGGGTGCGGCAGGCGACGCTGGACCCGGCGGCCTGCTCAGCCGTCGCCGCCGGCGATAACTGGCGAATCGTCGTGGCCCCCCGACGACCCTCGTCGGCTGCCCGGCAGGCACGGAGGATCTGGTGGATCGGGGCGATCGCCGCCGGGTTGCTGGCCTTCCCGATCGCATGGCTTCTGACCCGTCGTGAGCGAGAACCGTTGACTCGTCTGCAGCAGGTGGTCGATGAGATCGGTGCCGGGGGTGCCGACTATACGTTCTCGGCACCGACGGACCGAGTCGATCAACTGGCCGTCACGTTCTCGGAGCTTCGACGCACGCTGGACGAACAGACGGAGCGTGCACGACTTGCCGAACGTGTCTCGGCATGGAGCGACGTCGCGCGTCATGTGGCTCACGAGGTCAAGAACCCGTTGGTCCCCATTCGATTGACCATCCAGAACATCCAGAGGGCCCGTGAGCGAGCTCCGGAACAGCTCGACGATCTACTCGAGCGAGGCTCTCAGACGATTCTCGAAGAGGTTGAGCAACTCGACCGACTCGTCGCGTCGTTCGCTGAGTTTGCCCGTCTCCCGGCTCCGCAGTTTTGCGACACCAATCTCGTCGAACTCGTCTCTCAGACCCTCGACCTCTACGACGCGGACGACGGCCTGTCCGTCGCACGTGACCTACCCGAAGACGCACCCATCGAGGCGGACCCGGATCAGCTTCTTCGTGTGTTGAAGAACATCGTGGGTAACGCCGTCGAGGCCATGCGCGACCTGCCGGACCGTCGTCTGGTCGTGACGCTGGTGTGTCGCTCCGGTGGCTACGAACTGTCGGTGGCGGACTCCGGTCCCGGCCTGCAGTCCGAGGATCCTGCTGCCGTGTTTCACGAGGGTTTTACGACCAAGGCCGACGGCAGCGGGCTCGGTCTGGCGATCAGCCGACGGATCGTCGCGGAGCACCACGGATGGATTCGTCTAGAATCGGCAAGCTCGGGTGGCCTGCGGGTTCGAATCGGATTGCCGAGGAAGAAGAACGAGCGGGGAGAATGA
- a CDS encoding sigma-54 dependent transcriptional regulator, which translates to MHTILVADDEKNIRSTLTTTFSLEGYRVETVGDGKDVLPRLQQGGIDLIVMDLRMPGMDGLEALTALRAAGHELPVIFLSAHGTIDRAIEAVRLGAFDFIEKPPHADRLLLVARNALRHSQLELENRELREEQWHDTSMIGAAPVMTKLFEQIKLTAPTEARVLIVGENGTGKELIAHALHRHSSRAEGPFIRVNCAAVPRDLFESELFGHERGAFTGATNRRRGKFQRAHRGTLFLDEIGEIPVELQAKLLRVLESGEVEPVGSEREVQVDVRVLAATNCDLERAVEEGRFRRDLYYRLQVVTLRAPSLRERKEDIPPLVERFVQLASEQHHLQGRSIADDAIRRLACHDFPGNVRELRNLVERLLILSRGREIHESDVVAQLGSASSSSETLPATGTLRERMHEVERRLVLSALEQSGWRMSEVARTLGLERSHLYKKLKVLEIQRPE; encoded by the coding sequence ATGCACACGATCCTCGTCGCCGATGACGAGAAGAATATCCGTTCGACGCTTACGACCACCTTCTCGCTGGAAGGCTATCGAGTGGAGACCGTCGGCGACGGAAAGGATGTGTTGCCGCGTCTGCAGCAGGGCGGGATCGACCTGATCGTGATGGATCTCCGCATGCCCGGCATGGACGGTCTGGAGGCGCTGACCGCCTTGCGAGCCGCGGGACACGAGCTGCCGGTGATCTTCCTGTCGGCCCACGGCACCATTGATCGCGCGATCGAGGCCGTTCGACTGGGGGCATTCGATTTCATCGAGAAGCCACCGCATGCCGATCGCCTCTTGCTGGTTGCCCGGAACGCATTACGCCACTCGCAACTGGAATTGGAGAACCGTGAGCTGCGGGAAGAGCAGTGGCATGACACCTCGATGATCGGTGCCGCGCCCGTGATGACCAAGCTGTTCGAACAGATCAAGTTGACGGCCCCGACCGAAGCTCGCGTGTTGATCGTCGGTGAGAACGGCACCGGCAAGGAACTGATCGCTCATGCGCTCCATCGACATTCGAGCCGCGCCGAGGGGCCGTTCATCCGGGTCAACTGTGCGGCGGTCCCTCGGGACCTGTTCGAATCGGAACTCTTCGGTCACGAACGTGGAGCCTTCACCGGGGCCACGAATCGACGGAGGGGGAAGTTTCAGCGGGCGCATCGCGGAACGCTGTTCCTTGATGAGATCGGGGAGATCCCCGTGGAGCTGCAGGCCAAACTGTTGCGAGTTCTGGAGTCGGGCGAGGTTGAGCCGGTGGGTAGCGAGCGCGAAGTCCAGGTGGATGTTCGCGTGCTGGCGGCGACCAACTGCGATCTCGAGCGCGCGGTGGAGGAGGGTAGGTTCCGGCGAGACCTCTACTATCGTCTGCAGGTCGTCACGCTGCGTGCACCGTCGCTTCGTGAGCGTAAGGAAGATATCCCTCCACTCGTGGAACGGTTCGTGCAGTTGGCATCCGAGCAGCACCATCTACAAGGACGATCGATCGCGGACGATGCGATCAGACGGCTCGCGTGTCACGACTTTCCCGGCAATGTTCGGGAACTCCGCAACCTGGTCGAGCGACTGCTGATCCTGAGTCGCGGGCGTGAGATCCACGAGAGCGATGTCGTGGCGCAGTTGGGGTCCGCATCGTCCTCATCGGAGACGCTGCCCGCGACGGGGACGCTTCGTGAGCGGATGCACGAGGTCGAGCGGCGTCTGGTGCTGTCCGCCCTCGAACAGTCCGGATGGCGGATGAGTGAGGTGGCCCGGACGCTGGGGCTGGAGCGGTCCCATCTCTACAAGAAGTTGAAGGTCCTGGAGATCCAGCGGCCCGAGTAG